In Burkholderia savannae, one genomic interval encodes:
- the iolD gene encoding 3D-(3,5/4)-trihydroxycyclohexane-1,2-dione acylhydrolase (decyclizing) yields MNRRATDDETRRDSSVNDIIDDPAANARGTIRLTAAQALVRYLAAQRIAANDDGDGGGGRADGGAPLFGGVFAIFGHGNVAGLGEALHQHRDALPTYRAHNEQAMAHSAIAYAKAHLRRRMMAVTTSIGPGATNLVTAAALAHVNRLPVLLLPGDVFVSRAPDPVLQQIEDFHDGGLSANDAFKAVSRYFDRIVHPAQLLSALPRALRVLTDAALCGPVTLALPQDVQAMAYDYPAEFFAPRVVTFHAPAPVEAELDAALAQLRAAKRPFIVAGGGALYSEGGAAALAAFAERHGIPVGETQAGKSALPWDHPLNAGAVGVTGSPAANALANDADCVIALGTRLQDFTTGSNTLFAQARVVGINANAFDALKHRASIVQADARLALDALGARLEGWRADAAWTARARTLASEWRDAVNALTHAPQRAGALPYDADVIGAVQRSAPDSAVRDIAVCAAGTLPAELHKLWRAAAPGGYHVEYGYSCMGYEIAGGLGAKLARPAREVIVMVGDGSYLMMNSEIATSVMLGAKLVVVVLDNRGYGCINRLQQACGGAPFNNLFDDCVQGPLGAPRIDFAAHARALGAHAEHVADVAALEAAMARARASDRTYVICIDTDPARTTPDGGWWWEVAVPEVSPRDAVRDARANYERRLAARAGVAPASPSTSTPESST; encoded by the coding sequence ATGAATCGCAGAGCAACGGATGACGAAACCCGACGGGATTCCAGCGTGAACGACATCATCGACGATCCGGCCGCGAACGCGCGCGGCACGATCCGGCTGACCGCCGCGCAGGCGCTCGTGCGGTATCTGGCCGCGCAGCGCATCGCGGCGAACGACGACGGCGACGGCGGCGGCGGCCGGGCCGACGGCGGCGCGCCCCTCTTCGGCGGCGTGTTCGCGATCTTCGGGCACGGCAACGTCGCCGGCCTCGGCGAGGCGCTCCATCAGCACCGCGACGCGTTGCCGACCTACCGCGCGCACAACGAGCAGGCGATGGCGCACAGCGCGATCGCCTACGCGAAGGCGCACTTGCGCCGCCGGATGATGGCCGTGACGACGTCGATCGGCCCCGGCGCGACGAACCTCGTCACGGCGGCGGCGCTCGCGCACGTGAACCGTCTGCCGGTGCTGCTGCTGCCGGGCGACGTGTTCGTGTCGCGCGCGCCGGACCCGGTGCTGCAGCAGATCGAGGATTTCCACGACGGCGGGCTTTCGGCGAACGACGCGTTCAAGGCCGTGTCGCGCTATTTCGACCGGATCGTGCACCCGGCCCAGTTGCTGAGCGCGCTGCCGCGCGCGCTGCGCGTGCTGACCGACGCGGCGCTCTGCGGCCCGGTCACGCTCGCGTTGCCGCAGGACGTGCAGGCGATGGCGTACGACTATCCGGCCGAGTTCTTCGCGCCGCGCGTCGTCACGTTCCATGCGCCCGCGCCCGTCGAAGCGGAGCTCGACGCGGCGCTCGCGCAATTGCGCGCGGCGAAGCGCCCGTTCATCGTCGCGGGCGGCGGCGCGCTGTACAGCGAGGGCGGCGCGGCCGCGCTCGCCGCGTTCGCCGAGCGGCACGGCATTCCGGTGGGCGAGACGCAGGCCGGCAAGAGCGCGCTGCCGTGGGATCATCCGCTGAACGCGGGCGCCGTCGGCGTGACGGGCTCGCCCGCCGCGAACGCGCTCGCGAACGACGCCGACTGCGTGATCGCGCTCGGCACGCGGCTGCAGGATTTCACGACGGGCTCGAACACGCTGTTCGCGCAGGCGCGCGTCGTCGGCATCAACGCGAACGCATTCGATGCGCTGAAACACCGCGCGTCGATCGTGCAGGCCGACGCGCGGCTCGCGCTCGACGCGCTCGGCGCGCGCCTCGAAGGCTGGCGCGCCGACGCCGCGTGGACGGCCCGCGCGCGCACGCTCGCGAGCGAATGGCGCGACGCGGTGAACGCGCTCACGCACGCGCCGCAGCGCGCGGGCGCGCTGCCGTACGACGCCGACGTGATCGGCGCGGTGCAGCGCTCGGCGCCCGACTCGGCCGTGCGCGACATCGCCGTGTGCGCCGCGGGCACGCTGCCCGCCGAGCTGCACAAGCTCTGGCGCGCGGCGGCGCCGGGCGGCTATCACGTCGAATACGGCTATTCGTGCATGGGTTACGAGATCGCAGGCGGCCTCGGCGCGAAGCTCGCCAGACCCGCGCGCGAAGTGATCGTGATGGTCGGCGACGGCAGCTATCTGATGATGAACAGCGAGATCGCGACGTCGGTGATGCTCGGCGCGAAGCTCGTCGTCGTCGTGCTCGACAACCGCGGCTACGGCTGCATCAACCGGCTGCAGCAGGCGTGCGGCGGCGCGCCGTTCAACAACCTGTTCGACGACTGCGTGCAGGGCCCGCTCGGCGCGCCGCGCATCGATTTCGCCGCGCACGCGCGCGCGTTGGGCGCGCACGCGGAGCACGTCGCGGACGTCGCCGCGCTCGAAGCGGCGATGGCGCGCGCCCGCGCGTCCGATCGCACATACGTGATCTGCATCGACACCGACCCCGCCCGCACGACGCCCGACGGCGGATGGTGGTGGGAAGTCGCGGTGCCCGAAGTGTCGCCGCGCGACGCGGTGCGCGACGCGCGCGCGAACTACGAGCGGCGGCTCGCCGCGCGCGCCGGCGTGGCCCCCGCTTCGCCTTCGACCTCTACCCCGGAATCATCGACATGA